One Mangrovimonas cancribranchiae DNA segment encodes these proteins:
- a CDS encoding MFS transporter produces MKKRALNFWEIWNMSFGFLGIQFGFALQGGFMSRIFQTLGADKDAIPLLWIAAPLTGLIIQPIIGYLSDKTWHPRWGRRRPYFLIGAILSSLALFFVPHSPALWVAAGFLWILDASINVSMEPFRALVADKLPNSQRSYGFVVQTLIIGIGTWVASNLPWMVSQLGVSDAAPKGVVPMSVKVAFGIGAVVFLVSILYTVFTTSEYPPEDMEEFERERKKKNRFIPDILENIGKMPLTMKKLGLIQFFSWFAFFTMWSLANPALTEHVFNTPAPIETAFDLTIPSQAEAFDTANTAFQKSSNLVGSAMGVYGLSSMAFALLLAFYTSKKRINRKFVHMGSLFLGGLGFILMFYATPETLKYCFILVGIAWGSILSMPYAMLSSSVNPKKMGVIMGIFNMFIVIPQIIAAVGGINYVSSLLGDDAINAMTIAGISLILAGLCNLLIVNKDAISYQPENEIN; encoded by the coding sequence ATGAAAAAGCGCGCCTTAAATTTTTGGGAAATTTGGAATATGAGTTTCGGTTTCCTAGGAATTCAATTTGGTTTTGCCTTACAAGGAGGCTTTATGTCTCGAATATTTCAAACACTAGGAGCCGACAAAGATGCTATTCCTTTGCTTTGGATTGCAGCACCTTTAACAGGACTTATTATACAACCCATTATTGGGTATTTAAGCGATAAAACGTGGCACCCAAGATGGGGAAGACGTCGTCCATATTTTTTAATAGGTGCAATTTTAAGCTCCTTGGCCTTGTTTTTTGTACCGCATTCACCAGCATTATGGGTGGCTGCAGGGTTTTTATGGATTCTAGATGCTTCTATAAATGTTTCAATGGAACCTTTTCGTGCTTTAGTAGCCGATAAATTACCTAATTCGCAACGATCGTATGGTTTTGTCGTGCAAACTCTTATTATTGGTATTGGTACTTGGGTAGCCAGTAATTTACCTTGGATGGTATCGCAACTTGGTGTTAGCGATGCGGCACCAAAAGGTGTTGTGCCTATGTCGGTAAAAGTAGCGTTTGGTATTGGAGCCGTAGTGTTTTTAGTAAGTATTTTATATACGGTGTTTACCACGTCGGAATATCCTCCTGAAGATATGGAGGAGTTTGAACGCGAACGAAAAAAGAAAAATCGCTTTATTCCAGATATTTTAGAGAATATTGGAAAAATGCCACTAACAATGAAAAAACTTGGGCTTATTCAGTTTTTTAGTTGGTTTGCGTTTTTTACAATGTGGAGCTTGGCAAATCCAGCGCTAACGGAACACGTTTTTAATACGCCAGCGCCTATAGAAACAGCTTTCGATTTAACAATCCCCTCGCAAGCCGAAGCTTTTGATACAGCAAACACCGCATTTCAAAAATCATCAAATCTAGTTGGTTCTGCAATGGGTGTTTACGGATTGTCTTCTATGGCTTTTGCGTTGCTACTAGCCTTTTATACATCTAAAAAACGCATTAATAGAAAGTTTGTGCATATGGGGTCGCTGTTTTTGGGAGGCCTAGGTTTTATTCTAATGTTTTACGCCACGCCAGAAACGCTAAAATACTGTTTCATATTAGTAGGTATTGCTTGGGGAAGCATCTTGTCTATGCCTTACGCTATGTTGTCAAGTTCAGTAAACCCTAAGAAAATGGGTGTTATTATGGGGATATTCAATATGTTTATTGTAATCCCGCAAATTATTGCTGCTGTTGGCGGCATAAATTATGTGTCTAGTCTTTTAGGGGATGACGCTATTAATGCGATGACAATTGCTGGTATTAGTTTAATTCTAGCAGGACTATGCAATTTGTTAATTGTTAATAAAGATGCTATTTCATATCAACCAGAAAACGAAATAAATTAA
- a CDS encoding glycoside hydrolase family 65 protein codes for MNQDYIKPDNWSIIEEGFEPERVKSSESLFSIGNGAMGQRANFEETYTGDTFQGSYIAGVYYPDKTRVGWWKNGYPEYFAKVLNAPSWIGINVTVNGEALDLHTCKQVEDFRRELNMKEGWLSRSFVATLPNDVQVKVEVLRFLSLELDEVGAIKYAVTPLNADAEISFTPYIDSGITNEDTNWDDQFWNTTKLTYTSNQAFIEAHTMKTNFHTCTFMQSQCFVDGKISKIEPQIEQTAQKVSFEYTAEIQQNQTFTIHKFGGYTVDRNHDKDNLVSAAKNTLEKTLQLGFEGLLDTQKQAWASIWDMADITIEGDVKAQQGIRFNILQLNHTYLGKDARLNIGPKGFTGEKYGGSTYWDTEAYCIPFYMATKDQQVARNLLEYRYHHLGKAIENAEKLGFTNGAALYPMVTMNGEECHNEWEITFEEIHRNGAIAFAIFNYYRFTGDYSYIPEKGLEVLIGIARFWQQRATFSTAKNKYVILGVTGPNEYENNVNNNFYTNYIAKWCVDYAIENINKVKAEYASDFTRIMEKTNLSDAEISQWQQVADAMYFPYSDEHQVYLQQDGFLDKELITVDKLDANQRPINQYWSWDRILRSPYIKQADTLQGFYFFEDHFSTEELQKHFDFYEPFTVHESSLSPCVHSIQAAKLGRMEQAYTFYLRTSRLDLDDYNKEVHEGLHITSMAGTWMSIVEGFGGMRVKNDMLSFEPQIPKQWQAFSFKVNFRNQILKVNVSQKETNFELEGTTDLTILVNGTPITVTRNNLVKV; via the coding sequence ATGAATCAAGATTATATAAAACCAGATAATTGGTCCATTATAGAGGAAGGCTTTGAACCAGAAAGAGTCAAGTCTTCAGAAAGTTTATTTAGTATCGGTAATGGTGCTATGGGACAACGTGCCAATTTTGAAGAAACTTATACAGGCGACACCTTTCAAGGTAGTTATATTGCTGGCGTATATTATCCAGATAAAACCCGAGTAGGTTGGTGGAAAAACGGTTATCCAGAGTATTTTGCCAAAGTGCTAAATGCACCAAGTTGGATTGGCATTAACGTGACTGTTAATGGTGAAGCTTTAGATTTACATACGTGTAAACAAGTTGAAGACTTTCGTCGCGAACTTAATATGAAAGAGGGTTGGCTATCTAGAAGCTTTGTGGCTACATTGCCAAACGATGTGCAAGTGAAAGTGGAAGTGCTTCGATTTTTAAGTTTAGAACTAGATGAAGTAGGCGCTATAAAATATGCGGTAACGCCATTAAATGCTGATGCTGAAATTAGTTTTACACCATACATAGATTCTGGTATTACTAACGAAGACACCAATTGGGACGACCAATTTTGGAACACCACAAAGTTAACCTATACATCAAACCAAGCATTCATTGAGGCACATACAATGAAAACCAATTTTCATACCTGTACCTTTATGCAGTCGCAATGTTTTGTAGATGGAAAAATTAGTAAAATTGAACCACAAATAGAGCAAACTGCACAAAAGGTGTCGTTTGAGTATACAGCTGAAATTCAGCAAAATCAAACGTTTACCATTCATAAATTTGGCGGTTATACTGTAGATAGAAATCACGATAAAGACAACTTAGTTTCCGCAGCAAAAAATACTTTAGAAAAAACATTGCAATTAGGGTTTGAAGGCTTGTTGGATACTCAAAAACAAGCTTGGGCTAGTATTTGGGATATGGCCGATATTACTATTGAAGGTGATGTGAAAGCACAACAAGGGATTCGTTTTAATATCTTACAATTAAATCATACATACTTAGGTAAAGACGCCCGATTAAATATTGGGCCAAAAGGATTTACAGGAGAAAAGTATGGCGGAAGCACCTATTGGGATACAGAAGCTTATTGCATCCCATTTTATATGGCAACCAAAGATCAACAAGTTGCTAGAAATCTATTGGAGTATCGTTATCATCACCTAGGAAAGGCCATTGAAAATGCCGAAAAATTAGGATTTACAAATGGAGCGGCTTTATATCCTATGGTAACAATGAATGGTGAAGAATGCCACAACGAATGGGAAATTACTTTCGAGGAAATCCATCGTAATGGCGCTATTGCTTTTGCCATTTTTAATTATTATCGCTTTACGGGCGATTACAGCTATATTCCCGAAAAAGGCTTGGAAGTACTTATTGGGATTGCGCGTTTCTGGCAGCAACGCGCAACGTTTTCAACAGCAAAAAACAAGTATGTTATCTTAGGTGTTACGGGGCCAAACGAATATGAAAATAACGTTAACAATAATTTTTATACCAACTATATCGCCAAATGGTGTGTTGATTATGCCATAGAAAACATAAACAAGGTAAAAGCTGAATACGCTTCAGATTTTACTAGAATTATGGAGAAAACCAATCTGTCTGATGCCGAAATTTCCCAATGGCAACAAGTAGCCGATGCGATGTATTTTCCATATTCAGATGAGCATCAAGTCTATTTACAACAAGACGGCTTTTTAGATAAAGAATTAATCACGGTAGATAAGTTGGATGCAAACCAACGCCCTATTAATCAATACTGGTCTTGGGATCGCATTTTACGTTCACCATACATTAAACAAGCCGACACCTTACAAGGATTCTATTTTTTTGAAGACCATTTTTCTACAGAAGAACTACAAAAGCATTTCGATTTTTATGAGCCTTTTACGGTACACGAAAGCTCATTGTCGCCTTGCGTACACAGTATTCAAGCCGCAAAATTAGGTAGAATGGAACAAGCCTATACCTTCTATTTAAGAACTTCAAGATTAGATTTAGATGATTACAACAAAGAAGTTCACGAAGGCTTGCACATTACATCAATGGCCGGAACGTGGATGAGTATTGTGGAAGGTTTTGGCGGTATGCGCGTTAAAAACGATATGTTGAGTTTCGAACCGCAAATTCCGAAACAATGGCAAGCATTTTCATTTAAAGTCAATTTTAGAAATCAAATTTTAAAGGTGAATGTTTCTCAAAAAGAAACCAATTTTGAGCTTGAAGGAACTACCGATTTAACCATTTTGGTAAATGGAACCCCTATAACCGTTACACGAAATAATTTGGTAAAAGTGTAA
- a CDS encoding glycoside hydrolase family 13 protein: protein MKYHIGIVLVLITLLGCKESKEQHPMEGEKTIPVSNTSLERVEPPHWWVGFKNTKLQLLVNDNGIGSFSAQVAYPGVTVTKVHQADSPNYLFVDLEIDNTTKPGKFDVLFEDENGTKKTHTYELKSRTIAAEDYVGFDSSDAIYLITPDRFANGDPSNDINENLRETTINRNDDYGRHGGDIKGITQHLDYIEKLGFTAIWPTPMLINDMLQSSYHGYAMTDFYQVDPRFGLLEDYKNLSQKMRDKDMKLIMDMVANHCGSNHWWMDDLPFKNWVNQQQALESGDALKNSNHRRTVNQDSYASKKDKAEMNEGWFVRAMPDLNQRNTFMANYIIQNNIWWIETLQLGGIRQDTYPYPDKDFMSDWAGAIMTEYPNFNIVGEEWSTNPLLVAYWQEGHQNKDGYKSNLKSTMDFPMQQTIVQALNEEESWGTGLVRMYDGLANDFGYTRPEDVLVFPDNHDMSRVYTQLGENLTKTQMALAYMACMPRTLQVYYGTEVLISDAEKPGDHGLIRTDFPGGWEGDTVNGFTGEGLSDEQTEMQTFVMKLMNYRKDSKAIHKGETVHFAPENGVYVLFRTMGNETVVCVLNKNEEPVELDVNRFLEMNLRGKTFHNIISDESVQWNDTLKLNNKGVTLLTTK from the coding sequence ATGAAGTATCATATTGGTATTGTATTGGTTTTAATAACGTTGTTAGGTTGTAAAGAATCAAAGGAACAACATCCAATGGAAGGGGAAAAAACCATCCCAGTTTCAAACACTTCTTTAGAGCGTGTAGAACCACCACATTGGTGGGTTGGTTTTAAAAACACCAAGTTACAATTGTTGGTAAATGACAATGGTATTGGTAGCTTTTCTGCACAAGTTGCTTATCCTGGCGTTACGGTAACTAAAGTGCATCAAGCTGATAGTCCCAACTATTTGTTTGTGGATTTAGAGATTGACAACACTACAAAACCTGGGAAGTTTGATGTACTATTTGAAGATGAAAATGGCACAAAAAAAACGCATACCTATGAGTTAAAATCAAGAACAATTGCTGCCGAAGATTATGTTGGTTTTGATAGTAGCGACGCTATTTACCTTATCACACCAGATCGTTTTGCTAATGGTGATCCCTCTAACGATATAAATGAAAATTTACGGGAAACCACCATAAATCGTAACGATGATTACGGTCGTCACGGTGGCGATATTAAAGGTATCACTCAGCATTTAGATTACATTGAAAAGTTAGGATTTACGGCTATTTGGCCAACGCCAATGCTTATTAACGATATGCTGCAATCCTCATATCACGGGTATGCAATGACTGATTTCTATCAAGTCGATCCACGTTTCGGATTGTTGGAAGATTACAAGAATCTATCTCAAAAAATGCGAGACAAGGATATGAAATTGATAATGGATATGGTGGCTAATCACTGTGGGAGCAACCATTGGTGGATGGACGATTTACCATTTAAGAATTGGGTGAATCAGCAACAGGCTTTGGAGTCTGGTGACGCATTAAAAAACTCCAACCATCGCCGAACGGTTAATCAGGATAGCTATGCTTCAAAAAAAGATAAAGCCGAAATGAACGAAGGTTGGTTTGTTCGTGCGATGCCAGATTTAAACCAACGTAATACGTTTATGGCAAACTACATCATTCAAAATAATATTTGGTGGATTGAAACCCTACAATTAGGTGGAATTCGTCAAGATACGTATCCATATCCAGATAAAGACTTTATGAGCGATTGGGCAGGCGCCATTATGACCGAATACCCCAATTTTAATATTGTAGGCGAGGAATGGAGTACCAATCCGTTGTTGGTAGCCTATTGGCAAGAGGGGCATCAAAATAAAGATGGTTACAAGTCCAATTTAAAATCTACAATGGATTTTCCTATGCAGCAAACCATTGTTCAAGCATTAAATGAAGAGGAATCTTGGGGAACTGGTTTAGTGCGTATGTATGATGGTTTAGCTAACGATTTTGGCTACACCAGACCAGAGGATGTTTTGGTATTTCCAGACAATCACGATATGAGCCGTGTTTATACACAATTGGGTGAAAATCTTACCAAAACGCAAATGGCATTGGCCTATATGGCGTGTATGCCACGTACCTTACAAGTGTATTATGGTACAGAAGTGTTGATAAGCGATGCTGAAAAACCTGGAGATCACGGGTTAATTAGAACCGATTTTCCCGGCGGTTGGGAAGGTGATACTGTAAACGGATTTACAGGTGAAGGTTTATCCGATGAGCAAACCGAAATGCAAACGTTTGTAATGAAACTTATGAATTACAGAAAGGATAGCAAAGCTATTCACAAAGGGGAAACCGTTCATTTTGCACCAGAGAATGGTGTTTATGTTTTGTTTAGAACTATGGGAAATGAAACTGTTGTCTGTGTTTTAAATAAAAATGAAGAACCAGTTGAGTTGGATGTAAACCGTTTTTTAGAAATGAATTTAAGAGGGAAAACATTCCACAACATAATATCTGACGAGTCTGTACAATGGAATGATACCCTGAAATTAAATAATAAAGGAGTAACACTATTGACTACAAAATAA
- a CDS encoding TIM-barrel domain-containing protein, producing MKQIKYILFFLLFQVVNAQVTVVVEDLPEQTLNDASIFISGDFEGWSGGSAAYQLQNTNGHYSITLPKQKGSINFKFTQGSWETVESDEKGSAIDNHSYTFENPNDTLKLSIKGWTHLFDEQPQSTAAKNVTVISTEFEIPELNRKRRVWIYLPPNYKVSKKSFPVVYMHDGQNLFDATTSNFGEWEIDETLNKLFKEKQMELIVVGVDNGSDKRLDEYSPWEHEKYGGGEGDAYLEFIVNTLKPYIDTNYNTLTDKSNTGIFGSSMGGLISHYAALKYPQVFGKVGVYSPAFWFAPQVFDFTKNKANVGNTKMYFLAGGKEGEKAGYNEISQTVSDMNKMVETLKNNGFPSKSITSKVVPEGKHNEKLWRENFEEAILWLFPEAVTERKFVSAEFQDGEFLKIKMNDGEYKIEFYTPEIVETTFIPNGEQLKPNSHAVVLSKTASDVQFKQNDSLLTFGTDDFQVKAHKNPFKIAYWYKGKEVTSEQYGYQKTDGFESLNFNLKPDEILYGGGARALGMNRRGYRLELYNKAHYGYETHSELMNFTLPIVLSSNKYLLHFDNAPIGFLDLDSQEDNTLTYETISGRKTYQVVVGDSWYDIVDNYTNLTGKQPMLPRWALGNFSSRFGYHSQKETLETIKKFKKENIPVDAIILDLYWFGKEVMGTMGNLEFDRDSFPNPKQMIKTLRDQDVETILITEPFILTTSKRWEEAVANSALAKDSLGNPATYDFFFGNTGLVDVFSKSGYNWFKHINKSLLDFGVTGIWGDLGEPEVHPSSLVHETGTANEVHNIYGHDWAKLVQEAFHEARPNQRPFILMRAGYSGSQRYGMVPWSGDVNRTWGGLQSQPEIALQMGMQGLAYMHSDLGGFAGANLDDELYVRWLQYGIFQPIFRPHAQEEVASEPIFRSEKAKALAKQAIELRYKLLPYNYQMMYENNTQGKPLMRPLFFEEPENQDLLGYSKTYLWGSDILVAPILEADPKSQEVYFPKPSNWFDFYSDERFKGGSTTTYDLKEESIPTFVRGGSFVPMAKPIQSTKAYDGNILELHYYFDETITEKSKSQLYNDDGITANAYEKGLYEILQFEAEIKGRNLEIEFETELGANYQPTTKQIELIVHNIQKQPKRIKVDGKRQKTRYNSSKKTTHIPTTWNTKNNKTITLKLNL from the coding sequence ATGAAGCAAATTAAATATATACTATTTTTCTTATTATTTCAAGTAGTAAATGCCCAAGTCACCGTTGTTGTAGAAGACCTTCCGGAGCAAACCCTAAACGATGCTTCCATATTTATTTCAGGAGATTTTGAAGGCTGGTCTGGTGGAAGTGCCGCTTATCAACTTCAAAATACTAATGGACATTATTCGATAACACTTCCCAAGCAAAAAGGAAGCATCAATTTTAAGTTCACTCAAGGCTCTTGGGAAACTGTGGAGAGTGATGAAAAAGGCTCGGCTATAGACAATCATTCTTACACTTTTGAAAACCCCAACGACACACTAAAGCTAAGTATAAAAGGTTGGACACATCTTTTCGATGAGCAACCACAATCCACTGCAGCAAAAAACGTCACGGTAATTTCAACCGAATTTGAAATACCAGAGCTCAATCGAAAACGCCGTGTTTGGATCTATTTGCCACCTAATTACAAAGTGTCCAAAAAATCATTCCCCGTCGTTTATATGCACGATGGTCAAAACCTGTTTGATGCCACAACATCCAATTTTGGGGAATGGGAAATAGACGAAACCTTAAACAAGCTCTTCAAGGAAAAACAAATGGAGCTTATTGTTGTTGGTGTTGATAATGGCAGCGACAAACGTTTGGATGAATACTCGCCTTGGGAACACGAAAAATATGGTGGTGGCGAAGGCGATGCCTATCTAGAATTTATTGTCAATACCTTAAAACCTTACATTGATACGAATTACAATACGCTAACCGATAAAAGCAACACAGGTATTTTTGGGAGCTCAATGGGTGGTTTGATATCGCATTATGCAGCCTTAAAATACCCTCAAGTTTTTGGTAAAGTAGGGGTGTATTCGCCAGCATTTTGGTTTGCGCCTCAAGTGTTCGATTTTACAAAAAACAAAGCCAATGTAGGTAATACAAAAATGTACTTTTTGGCAGGAGGAAAAGAAGGCGAAAAAGCAGGTTATAATGAAATAAGCCAGACCGTTAGCGATATGAACAAGATGGTCGAAACACTCAAAAATAATGGTTTCCCGTCAAAAAGCATCACGTCCAAAGTTGTTCCCGAAGGCAAGCACAACGAAAAGTTGTGGCGCGAAAATTTTGAAGAAGCCATACTGTGGTTGTTCCCAGAAGCTGTTACTGAAAGAAAATTCGTGAGTGCTGAATTTCAAGATGGCGAGTTTTTAAAGATTAAAATGAATGATGGCGAATACAAAATTGAATTTTATACACCTGAAATTGTAGAAACAACTTTTATCCCCAATGGCGAACAATTAAAACCCAATTCGCACGCTGTTGTACTATCTAAAACTGCATCGGATGTTCAATTCAAACAGAACGATTCACTGTTGACGTTTGGTACAGATGATTTTCAAGTTAAAGCGCATAAAAATCCTTTTAAAATAGCGTATTGGTATAAGGGAAAAGAGGTTACTTCAGAGCAATATGGTTATCAAAAAACAGATGGTTTTGAAAGCTTGAATTTCAATTTAAAACCAGATGAAATCTTATACGGTGGCGGAGCCAGAGCTTTGGGGATGAACCGTCGCGGGTATCGTTTGGAGCTCTACAACAAAGCTCATTACGGTTACGAAACGCATAGCGAATTAATGAATTTCACCTTGCCAATTGTCTTATCTTCAAATAAATATCTGCTGCATTTTGATAACGCCCCAATTGGCTTTTTAGATTTGGATAGTCAAGAAGATAATACGCTAACTTACGAAACCATTTCCGGTAGAAAAACCTACCAAGTTGTTGTTGGGGATTCGTGGTATGATATAGTTGATAACTATACTAATCTTACCGGAAAACAACCTATGTTGCCACGTTGGGCTTTAGGTAATTTTTCCAGTCGATTTGGATACCATTCGCAAAAGGAAACTTTGGAAACCATCAAAAAATTTAAGAAAGAAAACATTCCTGTGGATGCCATTATTTTGGACTTATACTGGTTTGGAAAAGAAGTGATGGGAACAATGGGAAATCTAGAATTTGATAGAGATTCGTTCCCAAATCCCAAACAAATGATCAAAACCTTACGTGATCAAGATGTGGAAACCATTCTCATTACCGAGCCTTTTATTTTAACGACCTCCAAGCGTTGGGAGGAAGCAGTTGCCAACAGCGCTTTGGCAAAAGATAGCTTGGGCAATCCGGCAACCTACGATTTTTTCTTTGGCAATACAGGTTTGGTCGATGTGTTTAGTAAATCTGGTTACAATTGGTTTAAACATATTAATAAAAGTCTATTAGATTTCGGCGTAACCGGAATTTGGGGCGATTTGGGTGAGCCCGAAGTCCATCCGTCAAGCTTGGTTCACGAAACAGGAACTGCCAATGAGGTTCACAATATTTATGGGCACGATTGGGCAAAATTAGTACAAGAAGCATTTCACGAAGCTAGACCAAATCAGCGACCATTTATTTTAATGCGTGCTGGTTATTCAGGCTCACAACGCTACGGGATGGTGCCTTGGTCTGGCGACGTCAATAGAACTTGGGGCGGTTTGCAGAGTCAGCCTGAAATTGCCTTGCAAATGGGAATGCAAGGGTTGGCTTATATGCATAGCGATCTCGGTGGTTTTGCAGGAGCTAATCTTGATGATGAATTGTATGTGCGCTGGTTACAGTATGGTATATTTCAACCTATTTTTAGGCCACACGCACAAGAAGAAGTAGCGAGCGAACCTATTTTTAGAAGCGAAAAGGCCAAAGCATTAGCAAAGCAAGCTATTGAATTACGTTACAAATTGCTGCCTTACAATTATCAAATGATGTATGAAAATAATACACAAGGTAAGCCACTAATGCGACCTTTGTTTTTTGAAGAACCAGAAAATCAAGACCTATTGGGGTATTCTAAAACCTATCTTTGGGGATCTGATATTTTGGTAGCGCCAATTCTTGAAGCCGACCCAAAAAGCCAAGAGGTTTATTTTCCAAAGCCATCTAATTGGTTTGACTTTTATTCCGATGAAAGGTTCAAAGGAGGAAGCACTACAACCTACGATTTAAAAGAAGAGAGTATTCCAACCTTTGTGCGTGGCGGAAGCTTTGTTCCTATGGCAAAACCCATACAATCTACAAAGGCATACGATGGTAATATTTTGGAACTTCATTATTATTTTGATGAGACCATAACCGAGAAGTCCAAAAGCCAATTATATAATGACGACGGAATCACAGCCAATGCTTATGAAAAAGGGCTGTATGAAATCTTGCAGTTTGAAGCCGAAATTAAAGGGCGTAACTTAGAAATTGAATTTGAAACGGAGTTAGGTGCAAACTATCAACCAACAACAAAGCAAATTGAGCTTATCGTTCACAATATTCAAAAGCAACCAAAACGTATAAAAGTTGATGGAAAACGTCAAAAAACACGCTACAATTCAAGTAAAAAAACAACACATATTCCAACCACTTGGAATACTAAAAATAACAAAACAATTACACTAAAACTAAACCTATAG
- the pgmB gene encoding beta-phosphoglucomutase, with amino-acid sequence MNTKGFIFDLDGVIVDTAKYHFLAWKKLANSIDVDFNKEQNEQLKGVSRVKSLEKILAWGNKSISEDEFMSLMAKKNDDYLSYINKMGEDEILPDVPKILNYLKTNNQAIALGSASKNARKILEKVNLISSFQAIVDGNDVSKAKPDPEVFLIGAKLLNQKPENCVVFEDSVAGIQAANIANMISIGIGDKNVLHEADYIFKDFTEISTDFIKELVKK; translated from the coding sequence ATGAACACAAAAGGATTCATATTTGACCTCGATGGCGTTATCGTAGATACAGCAAAGTATCATTTTTTGGCGTGGAAAAAATTAGCCAATAGCATTGATGTCGATTTTAATAAAGAACAAAACGAACAGCTTAAAGGCGTAAGTCGTGTTAAGTCGTTAGAGAAAATTTTAGCTTGGGGAAATAAAAGCATTTCAGAAGATGAGTTTATGTCTTTAATGGCCAAGAAAAACGATGATTACTTAAGCTATATAAACAAAATGGGAGAAGACGAAATTCTTCCTGATGTGCCAAAAATATTAAACTATTTAAAAACCAATAATCAAGCAATAGCTTTAGGATCTGCTAGTAAAAATGCTAGAAAAATATTGGAGAAAGTTAACCTTATTTCAAGCTTTCAGGCCATTGTAGATGGTAATGATGTTAGTAAGGCAAAACCAGATCCGGAAGTGTTTTTAATAGGGGCAAAATTATTAAATCAAAAACCTGAAAACTGCGTGGTTTTTGAAGACTCTGTGGCTGGCATTCAAGCCGCGAATATTGCCAATATGATTTCTATTGGTATTGGTGATAAAAATGTGCTTCACGAAGCCGATTACATATTTAAAGATTTTACAGAAATCTCAACAGATTTTATAAAAGAATTAGTAAAAAAATGA